From a region of the Novipirellula artificiosorum genome:
- a CDS encoding B12-binding domain-containing radical SAM protein, which yields MSEMTKQATQPAVQPKHPLGSDARVLLTSVFGPYAVDDGAGSRLINPMELYHNQVTRVQQAYSLRTFQRSWGLMLIQVNLKAPCTLLDFPSEKRFLEEIKNNRYDVVGISSIQTNLIKVRKMCRLIRKHLPDAQIIIGGHIANFPELRDFCDFDHVVRGDGVCWMRDYLSQDTTEPLKHPQVIANIGSRIMGVNLKNHPGDIAATLIPSAGCPMGCNFCSTSAMFGGKGKYVKFFESGEQLFQIMCQLEKNLNTSAFFVMDENFLVDKKRALGLLELMEQHNKPWSLYLFSSANVLQQYTMEQLVALGVSWVWMGLEGKGSQYTKLAGTDTLSLVRQLQSHGIRVLGSSIIGLEEHTPENIGEAIDHAVLHNSEFHQFMLYTPIPGTPLFAEHEAAGTLLDRREISIPDIHGQLRFNFHHPHIKDGQETEFLLQAFHRDFEVNGPSVIRIVRTNLRAWKRYRDHADKRIRERFAHESKSLPIGYAGVLWATRRAYQDDPVLAAECSKLLGEMHEMFGLKSRLAAPIAGRYLYRKLRQEQQRLEDGWTYEPPVFYEKNSKAGPDDALLVEGAAAAAS from the coding sequence ATGTCCGAGATGACGAAACAAGCCACGCAACCTGCGGTTCAGCCAAAGCACCCGCTCGGATCGGATGCACGTGTGCTATTGACGAGTGTATTCGGGCCTTACGCCGTCGATGATGGTGCGGGCAGCCGCTTGATCAATCCGATGGAACTGTATCACAACCAAGTCACACGAGTGCAGCAAGCCTATTCGTTGCGCACGTTTCAGCGATCGTGGGGTTTGATGTTGATCCAGGTGAACTTGAAAGCACCTTGCACGCTGTTGGATTTTCCGTCGGAGAAACGGTTCCTTGAAGAGATCAAGAACAACCGTTATGACGTGGTCGGTATCAGTTCGATCCAAACCAATTTGATCAAAGTCCGCAAAATGTGTCGGTTGATCCGCAAGCATTTGCCCGACGCTCAAATCATCATCGGCGGCCACATCGCCAACTTTCCTGAGCTAAGAGATTTCTGCGATTTCGATCATGTCGTCCGAGGCGATGGCGTTTGTTGGATGCGAGATTATCTGTCGCAGGACACCACCGAGCCGCTCAAGCACCCGCAAGTGATCGCGAACATTGGCAGTCGGATCATGGGAGTCAACTTGAAAAATCACCCTGGCGATATCGCGGCGACGCTGATTCCGTCAGCCGGTTGTCCGATGGGCTGCAATTTCTGCTCCACTTCCGCGATGTTTGGTGGTAAGGGCAAATACGTTAAGTTTTTCGAATCCGGCGAGCAATTGTTTCAGATCATGTGCCAGCTGGAGAAGAATCTGAACACGTCCGCGTTCTTTGTGATGGACGAGAACTTCTTGGTCGATAAGAAACGCGCCCTCGGATTGCTCGAGTTGATGGAGCAGCACAACAAGCCATGGTCGTTATACCTGTTCAGTAGCGCGAATGTGTTGCAGCAGTACACGATGGAGCAGCTCGTTGCACTCGGGGTTTCCTGGGTATGGATGGGGCTCGAAGGCAAAGGTTCTCAATACACAAAATTGGCGGGCACCGACACCCTTTCATTGGTGCGTCAGTTGCAATCCCATGGCATCCGTGTGCTCGGTTCGAGCATCATTGGGCTCGAAGAGCATACGCCCGAGAACATCGGCGAAGCGATTGATCACGCCGTTCTTCACAACAGCGAGTTCCATCAATTCATGTTGTACACGCCGATTCCTGGAACGCCGCTGTTTGCGGAGCACGAGGCGGCGGGAACGCTGTTGGACCGTCGCGAGATCTCCATTCCCGACATTCACGGTCAATTGAGATTCAACTTTCATCACCCCCATATCAAGGATGGGCAAGAAACGGAATTCTTGTTGCAGGCGTTTCATCGTGATTTCGAAGTCAACGGCCCCAGTGTGATTCGAATTGTGCGGACGAATTTGCGGGCTTGGAAGCGGTATCGAGATCACGCAGACAAGCGGATTCGTGAGAGATTTGCCCATGAATCCAAGAGCTTGCCGATCGGCTATGCAGGGGTGTTATGGGCGACTCGGCGTGCTTATCAAGATGACCCGGTGTTGGCAGCCGAGTGTTCGAAGCTGCTCGGCGAAATGCACGAGATGTTCGGTTTGAAATCACGATTGGCTGCGCCGATCGCAGGCCGCTATTTGTATCGCAAGCTGCGACAAGAGCAGCAGCGGTTGGAAGACGGATGGACGTACGAGCCACCCGTGTTTTACGAAAAGAATTCGAAGGCTGGCCCGGACGATGCGCTACTTGTCGAAGGAGCGGCGGCAGCGGCGTCTTAG
- the lpdA gene encoding dihydrolipoyl dehydrogenase: protein MHSPLVVLGGGPGGYAAAFLAADEGLEVTIVESETRLGGTCLLRGCIPSKALLHVAKIISDVEELRQDWGVDYGERPNVSIDKVRARKDQVIATLTGGLGQLAKRRNVTIIQARGSFIDSTTLRLEGDHESIPEGGTLTFDQCILATGSVPAIPPAFDIGSDRVMDSTGALSLPDIPEKLLIVGGGYIGLEMLNVYASFGTKVTVVEMADRLLPGADADLVKPLAKRIDKLCEGRVLVGTKVGSLTEVDDRIEVTFEGPKHFGHEQFDRVLVSIGRRPVTRGLGLENTKCIINERGFVVTDTQQRTADPHIFAIGDVAGDPMLAHKATHEGRVAAEVIAGKASAFDKVAIPAVVFTDPEIAWAGLTETDAKKAGVEYQVEAYPWAASGRAQALGITDGLTKWLVDPETHRVIGCGIVGTGAGELIAEAVLAIEMGCEMHDITDSIHPHPTLSETLMNAGEVYFGTATEIFKPRKKPSPSA from the coding sequence ATGCACTCTCCACTTGTTGTTCTCGGTGGCGGCCCAGGCGGGTACGCAGCCGCATTCTTGGCGGCCGATGAAGGTCTTGAAGTCACGATCGTCGAATCGGAAACGCGACTCGGTGGCACTTGCTTGTTGCGAGGATGCATCCCCAGTAAAGCACTGCTGCACGTCGCGAAAATCATCAGCGATGTGGAAGAACTGCGGCAAGATTGGGGAGTCGATTACGGCGAACGACCCAATGTCAGCATCGACAAGGTCCGGGCCCGCAAAGACCAGGTGATTGCAACGTTGACCGGTGGGCTTGGCCAATTGGCGAAACGCCGAAACGTGACGATCATCCAGGCTCGAGGTTCGTTTATCGATTCGACCACCCTACGGCTCGAAGGGGACCATGAATCGATTCCCGAAGGCGGGACGCTGACGTTTGACCAGTGCATTCTCGCGACGGGGAGCGTTCCCGCCATTCCCCCCGCATTCGATATCGGCAGCGATCGGGTGATGGACAGTACGGGCGCCTTGTCGCTGCCCGACATCCCTGAAAAACTGCTGATCGTCGGCGGTGGGTACATTGGTTTGGAAATGCTGAATGTGTACGCCAGCTTCGGCACCAAGGTCACGGTGGTGGAGATGGCGGATCGGTTGTTGCCCGGCGCCGATGCGGACCTTGTCAAACCACTTGCGAAACGGATTGACAAACTCTGTGAAGGACGCGTGCTGGTCGGCACAAAAGTCGGTTCGTTGACGGAGGTCGATGATCGCATCGAAGTCACATTCGAAGGTCCCAAGCACTTCGGGCACGAGCAGTTTGACCGCGTGCTGGTCAGCATCGGACGTCGTCCGGTCACGCGAGGGCTTGGACTGGAAAACACCAAATGCATCATTAACGAGCGGGGGTTTGTCGTCACCGATACACAGCAGCGAACGGCCGACCCGCACATCTTTGCGATCGGCGATGTCGCCGGTGACCCCATGTTGGCCCACAAAGCGACCCACGAAGGCCGCGTGGCGGCCGAAGTGATCGCAGGGAAAGCCTCTGCGTTTGATAAGGTCGCGATCCCGGCAGTCGTCTTCACCGATCCTGAAATTGCATGGGCGGGGTTGACTGAAACCGATGCCAAGAAGGCTGGGGTCGAATACCAAGTGGAAGCATACCCGTGGGCCGCCAGCGGTCGGGCGCAAGCGCTTGGAATCACGGACGGCTTGACCAAATGGCTGGTTGACCCCGAAACGCATCGTGTGATCGGATGCGGAATCGTCGGTACCGGTGCTGGCGAATTGATCGCCGAGGCGGTTTTAGCGATCGAAATGGGCTGTGAGATGCATGACATCACCGATAGCATCCATCCACACCCGACGCTTAGCGAGACGCTAATGAACGCTGGCGAGGTCTATTTTGGCACCGCCACCGAGATCTTCAAACCGCGAAAAAAACCATCGCCGTCGGCCTAG
- the rpsD gene encoding 30S ribosomal protein S4 yields the protein MARYTGPKARINRRLGTLIYETAGAARALDRRNTPPGMHVRGRRPSNYGMALMEKQKIKHYYGLGERQLRRYFDAVGRKQGNTAELLLLMCERRLDNVVRRVGFTKTRPQARQGITHGHFRVNGVKVTKPSYLLRPGDIVEVRGRENLKNLYRGVISNASPDALDWVTFDSENLKATVLGLPGASDISLPVDANAVVEFLSR from the coding sequence ATGGCCCGATACACTGGACCGAAGGCACGAATCAATCGTCGACTTGGCACGCTGATTTACGAAACAGCCGGTGCCGCCCGAGCACTCGACCGTCGCAACACCCCGCCGGGGATGCACGTCCGAGGACGCCGCCCAAGTAACTACGGGATGGCGTTGATGGAAAAACAGAAGATCAAGCACTATTACGGTTTGGGGGAGCGCCAATTACGCCGTTACTTTGACGCCGTCGGCCGCAAACAAGGCAACACGGCTGAGTTGCTGCTGTTGATGTGTGAGCGCCGCCTTGATAATGTCGTCCGCCGCGTTGGATTCACCAAGACACGGCCACAAGCCCGCCAGGGCATCACCCACGGCCACTTTCGGGTCAATGGCGTGAAGGTCACCAAGCCAAGCTACTTGCTTCGCCCAGGCGACATCGTCGAAGTCCGCGGCCGCGAGAACTTGAAGAACCTCTATCGTGGTGTGATCTCGAACGCATCGCCCGACGCACTTGACTGGGTGACGTTCGATAGCGAAAACCTGAAAGCCACCGTGCTTGGATTGCCCGGCGCCAGCGACATCAGCTTGCCGGTTGATGCGAATGCGGTCGTCGAATTCTTGTCTCGCTAA
- a CDS encoding ATP-binding cassette domain-containing protein, with amino-acid sequence MSRLAAPRSEPEASGVWTTYLWAALAGLIVPVLILLVGLIATLLNLSGLDETRVRLGSHLTLLLPERFVAQRPLLQLTELVAVTFLIATLFSLAIWMLRRNADSRARNIVKALHRKVLRQSLKRAEIEGAAAQYVRAEQLLGSHLPSIQKGLSMWYRAIPRSVLMLISSVVLALLVNVWLALLAVISGVLLWWLYHWLRHAEGKEVSDWEVPRSRRRMAEIVGQAPLLARLQTQGLADRAFETELDSLYRRLGVEEARRGRLWPLLFLATSVAIAVLVLGLGGNLLVGDTGLSVPSALVLGLSLVAAVTSADRLAKLSTQLRLSGDSSDAIYMYLRRNDDAPPSEQRVGLAGLRDSVSIDDVTLKDSTGKPILQNLSLKLHPKSFVAMLGTESVSTRALTELIMGFGRPTNGQVSIDGIPLVDVHPQALARHVMWVEPSGPLWDGTIEENIRGGDASINNSDLVNVLERLDVYDRLQRLPEGLNTYMTIGDTQLPAETTYAIGIARAMLHRPSVLIAMEPAPPAEHLPEDPCLACLKKLSENGTLVVMLPKRLQTLRMADRVVLLNGSRIAGEGKHAELLNSSDLYRHMNYLLFNPYRHSRA; translated from the coding sequence ATGAGCCGACTTGCCGCACCCCGAAGCGAACCTGAAGCGAGTGGCGTGTGGACAACGTACCTGTGGGCAGCGTTGGCTGGCTTGATCGTTCCGGTCTTGATTCTGCTTGTCGGATTGATCGCAACGTTGCTGAATTTAAGTGGGCTCGATGAAACCCGCGTCCGCTTGGGATCGCACTTGACGCTACTGCTACCCGAGCGTTTTGTGGCTCAGCGACCGCTACTGCAATTGACCGAATTGGTGGCGGTGACGTTTTTGATTGCAACGCTGTTTTCCCTGGCAATTTGGATGCTCCGCCGTAATGCGGATTCTCGTGCCCGCAATATCGTCAAGGCGCTTCACCGTAAGGTGCTTCGCCAAAGTCTGAAGCGAGCGGAAATCGAAGGGGCCGCTGCCCAATATGTTCGAGCCGAACAACTGCTTGGCAGCCATTTGCCATCGATCCAAAAGGGGCTGTCGATGTGGTATCGGGCAATCCCACGCAGCGTCCTGATGCTGATCAGTTCGGTCGTGTTAGCTTTACTCGTAAACGTCTGGTTGGCATTGCTGGCAGTGATCAGCGGCGTCTTGCTTTGGTGGCTGTACCATTGGCTGCGACACGCGGAGGGTAAAGAGGTTTCCGATTGGGAAGTGCCTCGTTCTCGCCGCCGGATGGCAGAGATCGTCGGCCAAGCTCCGCTGCTCGCGCGCCTACAAACCCAAGGCTTGGCGGATCGTGCCTTTGAAACCGAACTCGATTCGCTGTACCGCCGACTCGGGGTTGAAGAAGCTCGTCGTGGCCGATTGTGGCCGCTGCTGTTCCTGGCCACGTCGGTCGCCATCGCCGTCTTGGTTCTTGGCCTTGGTGGAAATCTGCTGGTCGGTGACACCGGGCTAAGTGTTCCGTCCGCGCTCGTGTTAGGGCTGTCGCTTGTCGCTGCGGTGACCAGCGCCGACCGCCTGGCAAAACTGTCAACACAATTGAGACTTAGCGGCGACTCAAGCGATGCGATTTACATGTACCTGCGCCGCAACGACGATGCCCCACCCAGCGAGCAGCGAGTTGGCTTGGCGGGGCTGCGTGATTCGGTCAGCATCGACGATGTGACACTGAAAGACTCGACCGGCAAGCCCATTTTGCAGAACCTCAGCTTGAAGCTGCATCCGAAGAGCTTCGTCGCGATGCTGGGGACCGAATCGGTTTCCACGAGAGCGCTCACCGAGTTGATTATGGGATTTGGCCGGCCGACGAACGGCCAAGTCTCGATCGATGGCATCCCGCTGGTGGATGTGCATCCACAAGCATTGGCGAGGCACGTCATGTGGGTCGAGCCGTCGGGGCCGTTGTGGGATGGCACGATCGAAGAAAATATTCGTGGCGGCGATGCCAGCATCAACAATTCCGACTTGGTCAACGTGCTCGAACGGCTCGATGTTTACGATCGATTGCAACGGTTGCCGGAGGGGCTGAACACCTACATGACGATTGGTGACACGCAATTACCAGCCGAAACGACCTATGCGATTGGAATTGCCCGTGCAATGCTTCACCGCCCCTCGGTACTGATCGCGATGGAACCGGCCCCCCCGGCTGAGCATTTGCCCGAGGACCCTTGTTTAGCATGTTTAAAAAAGTTGTCGGAAAACGGAACCTTGGTCGTGATGTTGCCCAAGCGGCTGCAAACCTTGCGTATGGCTGACCGCGTCGTGCTACTGAACGGATCGAGGATCGCGGGGGAAGGTAAGCACGCAGAGCTGCTGAACAGCAGTGATTTGTACCGGCATATGAATTACCTGCTTTTCAACCCTTACCGCCACAGTCGGGCTTAG
- a CDS encoding ABC transporter permease has product MTSCLAPSLSSMMFTSLPVGQMAPWLPTWLTPIWVLSIGLILGLILSAVVFGVLAALSLIKPLGHLADNPRAGVTASLVVGGLIAAALCTTYIPLSGEYSGVMFLPLICIGLVLGFGIIYGMWHRTRVEWFAMLSEGVIPYLLSTAGLFALIGLASTPLVEDPRSILESIAAVNIVGDGTSKIEVPVPSSPDMPGSESPFHPANIDYHFRNVSELTIESDRTIVLGDAAEPAGFSRNPVRVNEGEPLTYRYQDRDAPPVPSDPTRLHIQNREIDPATVVFTFKNQPLVPQASSIVWVAAAFFLLITSMMAFRQAAPRVWAIALSTAKNEMAQPLYLLLLALGLFGVLLFGIYPFNTLGDDIRLLKDSGVTLIMVLGMILAVWSAGTSVSDEIEGRTALTVLSKPVSRRAFILGKYAGIMLAVLVLFVILSAVLSVVISYKPIYDARENASAATTWQIGHEEIMTTLPVIGLYFMETMVIGAVAVALATRLPLLANFITCFMIYVIGNLTSPLVASARDNNELVGFVGKLIAVVIPNLNVFNVQSAVDAGNPIPPIYLAGAFNYLLCFAFAIWMLAMLLFEDRDLA; this is encoded by the coding sequence ATGACTTCTTGCCTTGCTCCTTCCTTGTCCAGCATGATGTTCACTTCGCTTCCGGTCGGCCAAATGGCGCCTTGGTTGCCAACATGGTTGACACCGATTTGGGTACTATCGATCGGCTTGATCTTGGGCCTGATACTCTCTGCGGTGGTCTTCGGCGTGCTTGCCGCGTTGTCGCTGATCAAGCCGCTTGGACACCTGGCCGACAATCCTCGCGCCGGCGTCACCGCGTCACTGGTCGTGGGCGGATTGATTGCCGCCGCGCTTTGCACGACGTACATCCCGTTGTCCGGTGAGTATTCCGGGGTGATGTTCCTCCCGCTGATCTGCATCGGATTGGTTCTGGGGTTCGGAATCATCTACGGGATGTGGCATCGGACACGAGTCGAATGGTTCGCCATGCTGAGCGAAGGCGTGATCCCCTATTTATTATCGACCGCCGGGTTGTTCGCGCTGATCGGACTGGCTTCGACACCACTTGTCGAAGACCCTCGCAGCATTTTGGAATCGATCGCCGCCGTCAACATCGTCGGCGACGGCACCAGCAAGATCGAGGTGCCGGTGCCTAGCTCTCCCGACATGCCTGGCAGCGAATCCCCCTTTCACCCCGCAAACATCGATTACCATTTCCGCAACGTTTCGGAATTGACCATTGAAAGCGACCGCACGATCGTGCTCGGTGACGCCGCCGAGCCAGCGGGCTTTAGCCGCAATCCGGTGCGCGTCAACGAAGGCGAACCGTTGACGTATCGCTATCAGGATCGCGACGCTCCACCGGTTCCGAGCGATCCGACGCGTTTGCACATCCAGAATCGCGAAATCGACCCTGCAACGGTCGTCTTTACGTTCAAGAATCAGCCGCTGGTTCCGCAAGCCAGCTCGATCGTTTGGGTCGCCGCAGCGTTCTTCCTGCTCATCACTTCGATGATGGCGTTTCGACAAGCGGCGCCGCGAGTTTGGGCCATTGCACTTTCGACAGCCAAGAATGAAATGGCACAACCGCTGTACCTGTTGCTGCTGGCGCTCGGTTTGTTCGGCGTGCTGCTGTTTGGCATTTACCCATTCAACACGCTCGGTGACGATATCCGTCTGCTGAAGGACAGCGGCGTGACGTTGATCATGGTGCTTGGAATGATCTTGGCGGTTTGGAGTGCAGGGACAAGCGTCAGTGATGAAATCGAGGGCCGCACCGCATTGACGGTGCTCAGCAAACCGGTCAGCCGCCGAGCCTTCATTCTGGGTAAGTACGCCGGGATCATGTTGGCGGTTTTGGTGCTGTTTGTGATCCTGTCGGCTGTCTTGTCCGTGGTGATCAGCTACAAGCCGATCTACGACGCTCGCGAAAACGCTTCCGCAGCGACCACTTGGCAAATTGGTCACGAAGAGATCATGACGACGCTACCGGTGATCGGCTTGTATTTCATGGAAACCATGGTGATCGGGGCGGTCGCCGTGGCTCTGGCGACGCGCTTGCCGCTGTTGGCGAACTTCATCACCTGCTTCATGATCTATGTGATCGGCAACTTGACGAGCCCGTTGGTCGCGTCGGCGCGTGACAACAACGAATTGGTGGGGTTTGTGGGGAAATTAATCGCCGTGGTGATCCCCAATTTGAACGTTTTTAACGTCCAATCGGCCGTAGATGCCGGAAATCCGATTCCACCGATCTACTTGGCCGGCGCTTTCAACTATCTTTTATGTTTCGCCTTCGCGATATGGATGCTTGCCATGCTGCTGTTCGAAGACCGCGATTTGGCATAG
- a CDS encoding acyl-CoA thioesterase has product MFRTQRRIEFRDTDAAGIVHFSVFFPMMEVAEHDLIRSLGLSVLPDRGADPSEETLTWPRVAATCDYQSVARFEDLLEIDVAILNLGRSSVQYRFQFWQSSDRPEDRIAVARGTLTTVCCELHTGGVLKKTPIPETVRKLLSKHLDR; this is encoded by the coding sequence ATGTTCCGCACTCAAAGACGCATTGAATTCCGTGACACCGACGCGGCCGGAATCGTCCACTTTTCGGTTTTCTTTCCGATGATGGAAGTCGCCGAGCACGACCTGATTCGATCGCTCGGTCTTTCGGTCTTGCCGGACCGAGGAGCGGATCCTTCGGAGGAAACCCTCACCTGGCCGCGCGTCGCAGCAACGTGCGATTACCAATCGGTGGCTCGCTTCGAGGACCTGCTTGAAATCGACGTTGCGATCCTCAACCTCGGCCGCAGCAGCGTCCAGTACCGGTTTCAGTTCTGGCAATCTTCGGACCGCCCTGAAGATCGAATCGCCGTCGCCCGAGGCACCCTAACCACCGTCTGCTGCGAACTGCACACCGGTGGCGTGCTCAAAAAGACCCCGATTCCTGAGACAGTGCGAAAATTGCTCTCAAAACACCTCGATCGATAA
- the rpsR gene encoding 30S ribosomal protein S18: MPPRPMSTRSRARKRSRVRTRTKRKDPIFVDGQRPRPMYVDYKDIELLKKMVNRQGRIAGRRKSGCTAASQHAVSAAVKRARFMALMPYVGE, encoded by the coding sequence ATGCCACCACGCCCCATGAGCACGCGAAGCCGTGCCCGCAAACGTTCACGAGTCCGTACCCGAACGAAAAGAAAAGATCCGATTTTCGTCGATGGCCAGCGTCCGCGGCCGATGTACGTCGATTACAAGGACATTGAACTGCTGAAAAAGATGGTCAATCGCCAAGGTCGAATCGCAGGACGCCGCAAGAGCGGTTGCACCGCTGCCAGCCAACACGCGGTTTCGGCTGCCGTCAAACGTGCTCGCTTCATGGCTCTGATGCCATACGTCGGCGAATAG
- the fusA gene encoding elongation factor G, whose product MKLEKLRNIGISAHIDSGKTTLSERILFYTGRIHKIEEVRGGGDGATMDHMELEKERGITITSAATSVEWKGHPINLIDTPGHVDFTVEVERSLRVLDGAVLVLCSVGGVQSQSITVDRQMKRYAIPRVAFINKMDRTGANPFRVVQQLREKLGAEAFLMQYPIGKEDYFKGVVDLIEMKAYLHGGEEGEIIVEAPVPEDILSEVEAARVNMLEALSMYSDEMMELLLSEEAVPKELIYKVTREAVLGGATPVYVGSAYKNKGVQPLLDAVIRYLPSPLDREIRGRDPSDEERKIDLRPDFARPFVGMAFKIVDDPFGQLTFMRVYQGQIKKGETYVNQRTGRSERFSRIVRMHSDKREEIDVANAGDIIAVMGIDSASGDTYATARDFCTLESMFIPEPVIKIAVSPKTRSDGDKLGKALQRFRKEDPTFRVETDEETNEILISGMGELHLDVYVERIRREYGVEIEVGAPKVSYRESPTKSVDFDYKHKKQTGGSGQYAHIKGTLSPIASDSEDSFEFEDKVTGGRIPKQYIPAVEKGFRDSLTKGPVAEFPVVGTKIELLDGTFHEVDSSEKAFYTAATGCFREYFKKADPKLLEPIMNVEIECPESFQGTVVGDVIRRRGIMTSNDIVEGNSVIKAEVPLAETFGYATDLRSMTQGQGTFTMELALYRQTPSNIQEEIIENKKRQQLVGAK is encoded by the coding sequence ATGAAGCTGGAGAAACTGCGAAACATCGGAATCAGTGCCCATATCGACTCGGGGAAAACCACCCTCAGCGAGCGGATACTGTTTTACACCGGACGCATTCACAAGATTGAAGAGGTTCGCGGTGGTGGTGACGGCGCGACGATGGACCACATGGAGCTGGAGAAAGAGCGTGGGATCACGATCACCAGTGCCGCGACGAGCGTCGAGTGGAAAGGCCACCCCATCAACTTGATCGATACCCCTGGGCACGTCGACTTTACAGTGGAAGTGGAGCGATCGCTCCGCGTCCTCGACGGCGCCGTGTTGGTGCTCTGTAGCGTCGGGGGGGTTCAGAGTCAGTCGATTACGGTCGACCGGCAGATGAAACGCTACGCGATTCCCCGCGTCGCGTTTATCAACAAGATGGACCGTACCGGTGCGAACCCGTTTCGTGTGGTTCAGCAATTGCGTGAGAAATTGGGTGCCGAAGCCTTCTTGATGCAATACCCGATTGGCAAAGAAGACTACTTCAAAGGCGTCGTCGACTTGATCGAGATGAAGGCCTATCTGCATGGCGGAGAGGAGGGCGAAATCATCGTCGAGGCTCCCGTCCCCGAGGACATCCTGAGCGAAGTCGAAGCCGCTCGCGTCAACATGCTCGAAGCGTTGTCGATGTACAGCGACGAGATGATGGAGTTGCTGCTAAGCGAAGAGGCGGTGCCGAAGGAATTGATCTACAAGGTCACCCGCGAGGCGGTTTTGGGCGGAGCGACGCCGGTTTACGTTGGTTCGGCCTACAAGAACAAGGGCGTTCAGCCGCTCTTGGATGCCGTCATTCGTTATCTACCCAGCCCCTTGGATCGTGAGATTCGTGGACGCGACCCATCGGATGAGGAACGCAAAATCGATCTTCGTCCGGACTTCGCTCGTCCCTTTGTCGGCATGGCCTTCAAAATCGTTGACGATCCGTTTGGCCAACTCACCTTCATGCGAGTTTACCAAGGCCAGATCAAGAAGGGCGAGACTTACGTCAATCAACGAACCGGACGGTCGGAACGATTCAGTCGGATTGTGCGAATGCACAGCGACAAACGCGAGGAAATCGATGTCGCCAATGCTGGCGATATCATCGCCGTGATGGGAATCGATTCGGCCAGTGGTGATACGTACGCGACGGCTCGTGATTTCTGTACCCTCGAGTCGATGTTCATTCCGGAGCCGGTGATCAAGATTGCGGTTTCGCCAAAAACGCGAAGCGATGGCGACAAATTGGGCAAAGCCCTGCAACGATTCCGTAAGGAAGATCCGACGTTCCGAGTGGAAACCGACGAAGAAACCAACGAGATCTTGATCAGCGGGATGGGCGAGTTGCATCTGGATGTTTACGTCGAGCGGATTCGTCGCGAGTATGGCGTCGAGATCGAAGTCGGGGCGCCGAAGGTGAGTTACCGTGAAAGCCCGACGAAGTCCGTCGATTTCGATTACAAGCACAAGAAGCAAACGGGTGGTAGCGGTCAATACGCTCACATCAAGGGGACACTCAGCCCGATCGCCTCGGACAGCGAAGATAGTTTTGAGTTCGAAGACAAGGTGACCGGGGGGCGTATTCCAAAGCAATATATCCCTGCGGTTGAAAAGGGTTTCCGCGACAGCCTTACCAAAGGCCCTGTGGCGGAGTTTCCCGTGGTTGGAACCAAGATCGAATTGCTGGACGGAACCTTCCATGAAGTGGACTCTTCCGAAAAGGCGTTTTATACCGCCGCAACAGGCTGTTTCCGTGAGTACTTTAAGAAGGCCGATCCCAAGCTGCTCGAGCCGATCATGAATGTCGAAATCGAGTGCCCTGAATCCTTCCAGGGAACCGTTGTGGGTGATGTGATTCGTCGTCGTGGGATCATGACCAGCAACGACATTGTCGAGGGGAACAGCGTTATCAAAGCGGAAGTGCCACTTGCCGAAACCTTCGGCTACGCCACGGATCTGCGAAGCATGACGCAAGGCCAAGGGACGTTCACGATGGAGTTGGCTCTTTATCGCCAAACGCCGTCGAACATTCAAGAAGAAATCATCGAGAACAAAAAACGCCAGCAGCTCGTTGGTGCGAAGTAA